Proteins encoded together in one Olsenella timonensis window:
- a CDS encoding SufD family Fe-S cluster assembly protein, with the protein MAEKNPAPAAATAPELTLERVNVAPAQTWNRLRTNDVTLTVPARGRAGDVRFSLPRLFEGVECGMGPDVTDWVESQAKDARYVEVPRGERREEPIVVTVGAGDVADTGVMVRAGAECTIVVAAGAGEGGGDAGTSASLLRVIAEHGARVHLHEYVGVGTERQHLESVGISCGRDARADVHQYLLGGGTVALGLACDLAGDRARIDLGCRYHAGGTEVLDVNEVVRQRGRDTRSELSYNGVLEDAAKKGLRTTIDLVHGAKGAQGNEAETVLVLGDDVVNKTLPTILCDEDDVAGNHGATIGSVSSEQLAFLASRGLSRADAERLFVQAVYEDALMHAPCEEAKGVGSLFAETFDGSIGDSPLLTHEEA; encoded by the coding sequence ATGGCCGAGAAGAACCCCGCGCCCGCTGCCGCCACGGCGCCCGAGCTCACCCTCGAGCGCGTCAACGTCGCCCCCGCGCAGACCTGGAACCGCCTGCGCACGAACGACGTCACCCTCACGGTGCCCGCGCGCGGGCGCGCGGGCGATGTGCGCTTCTCGCTGCCGCGCCTGTTCGAGGGCGTGGAGTGCGGCATGGGGCCCGACGTCACCGACTGGGTCGAGTCCCAGGCGAAGGACGCCCGCTACGTGGAGGTCCCGCGCGGCGAGAGGCGCGAGGAGCCAATCGTGGTTACCGTGGGCGCGGGTGACGTTGCGGACACCGGCGTGATGGTCCGCGCCGGCGCCGAGTGCACCATCGTCGTGGCGGCGGGCGCCGGCGAGGGCGGCGGCGACGCCGGCACCTCCGCCTCGCTCCTGCGCGTGATCGCCGAGCACGGCGCCCGCGTCCACCTGCACGAGTACGTGGGCGTCGGCACCGAGCGACAGCACCTCGAGAGCGTGGGCATCTCCTGCGGGCGCGACGCCCGTGCGGACGTGCACCAGTACCTGCTCGGCGGCGGAACCGTCGCGCTGGGCCTCGCCTGCGACCTCGCCGGCGACCGCGCGCGCATCGACCTCGGCTGCCGCTACCACGCCGGCGGCACGGAGGTCCTCGACGTCAACGAGGTCGTGCGCCAGCGCGGCCGCGACACGCGCTCCGAGCTCTCCTACAACGGCGTCCTCGAGGATGCCGCCAAGAAGGGCCTGCGCACCACGATCGACCTGGTCCACGGCGCCAAGGGGGCGCAGGGCAACGAGGCCGAGACCGTGCTCGTGCTGGGCGACGACGTGGTCAACAAGACGCTGCCCACGATCCTGTGCGACGAGGACGACGTCGCCGGCAACCACGGGGCCACGATCGGCTCGGTGAGCTCAGAGCAGCTGGCGTTTCTCGCCAGCCGCGGCCTCTCACGCGCGGACGCCGAGCGGCTCTTCGTGCAGGCCGTCTACGAGGACGCCCTGATGCACGCCCCCTGCGAGGAGGCCAAAGGGGTCGGGTCCCTTTTTGCAGAAACTTTTGATGGGTCAATTGGGGACAGTCCCCTTTTGACCCATGAGGAGGCCTAG
- the sufB gene encoding Fe-S cluster assembly protein SufB, whose amino-acid sequence MSDQRRRTQVADVDRSLYDFTKSEEGYERYDDGLTPEIVRAISEKKDEPEWMLEMRLSALDTYHARPMAPNWGPSIDGLDLDHISTYVSPRTKQAKSWDDVPADIKDTFERLGIPEAERESLAGVGAQYDSEIVYHNMREDVAREGVVYTTIEDALHDPQWEPVVREYFGTLIPPTDHKFAALHYAVWSGGSFVYVPAGVTLPYPLQSYFRLNAAGAGQFEHTLIIVEPGADLHFIEGCSAPKYYEANLHAGAVELFVKDGARLRYSTIENWSKNMYNLNTKRATIGADARMEWVSGSFGSHVSYLYPTTIMAGDRSSCEFTGITFAGATQDLDTGCKVIMNGADTTASVSTKSISKDGGVNTFRSSVVVGRRADRARCTVSCQSLMLDDISRSDTIPAMDVRNATAQVGHEATIGRISDDTVLYLMSRGCSEAEARTLVVNGFANPVSKELPMEYAVEMNNLIKLEMEGAIG is encoded by the coding sequence GTGAGCGATCAGCGCCGCCGCACGCAGGTCGCCGACGTCGACCGCTCCCTCTACGACTTCACCAAGTCCGAGGAGGGCTACGAGCGCTACGACGACGGACTAACGCCCGAGATCGTCCGCGCGATCTCCGAGAAGAAGGACGAGCCGGAGTGGATGCTCGAGATGCGCCTCTCCGCGCTCGACACCTACCATGCGCGGCCGATGGCGCCCAACTGGGGCCCGAGCATCGATGGCCTCGACCTGGACCACATCTCCACCTACGTCTCGCCCAGGACCAAGCAGGCCAAGAGCTGGGACGACGTGCCCGCCGACATCAAGGACACCTTCGAGCGGCTGGGCATCCCCGAGGCGGAGCGCGAGAGCCTCGCCGGAGTGGGGGCGCAGTACGACTCCGAGATCGTCTACCACAACATGCGCGAGGACGTGGCCCGCGAGGGCGTGGTCTACACCACGATCGAGGACGCCCTGCACGACCCGCAGTGGGAGCCGGTGGTGCGCGAGTACTTCGGCACGCTGATCCCGCCCACCGACCACAAGTTCGCGGCGCTGCACTACGCCGTCTGGTCGGGCGGGTCCTTCGTCTACGTGCCCGCCGGCGTGACGCTCCCCTACCCGCTGCAGAGCTACTTCCGCCTCAACGCCGCGGGCGCGGGCCAGTTCGAGCACACGCTCATCATCGTCGAGCCCGGCGCCGACCTGCACTTCATCGAGGGCTGCTCCGCGCCCAAGTACTACGAGGCCAACCTCCACGCCGGCGCCGTGGAGCTCTTCGTGAAGGACGGCGCTCGCCTGCGCTACTCCACGATCGAGAACTGGTCCAAGAACATGTACAACCTCAACACCAAGCGGGCCACCATCGGCGCGGACGCGAGGATGGAGTGGGTCTCCGGCAGCTTCGGCAGCCACGTGAGCTACCTCTACCCCACCACCATCATGGCGGGCGACCGCAGCTCCTGCGAGTTCACCGGCATCACCTTCGCCGGCGCCACGCAGGACCTGGACACCGGCTGCAAGGTGATCATGAACGGCGCCGACACCACGGCGTCCGTCTCCACCAAGTCCATCTCCAAGGACGGCGGCGTCAACACGTTCCGCAGCTCCGTGGTGGTCGGCCGCCGCGCCGACCGCGCACGCTGCACGGTGAGCTGCCAGAGCCTCATGCTCGACGACATCTCCCGCTCCGACACGATCCCGGCGATGGACGTGCGCAACGCCACCGCGCAGGTGGGCCACGAGGCCACGATCGGCCGCATCTCCGACGACACGGTCCTCTACCTCATGAGCCGCGGCTGCTCGGAGGCCGAGGCCCGCACCCTCGTGGTCAACGGCTTTGCCAACCCCGTCTCCAAGGAGCTCCCGATGGAGTACGCCGTGGAGATGAACAACCTGATCAAGCTCGAGATGGAAGGGGCGATCGGATGA
- the sufC gene encoding Fe-S cluster assembly ATPase SufC yields MADTLLNVSALSAGTDDKPILHGVDLAVGAGECHVLMGPNGAGKSTLGHVIMGDPAYRVTSGRIEFDGADVTELSADKRSLAGIFLSYQAPVEVPGVPLYSFLRTICQMRPELKTTARKFRERVGAIADQLELDQGFLMRELNVGFSGGEKKKIEMLQLLLLQPKLAILDETDSGLDVDALGIVSRGIQAYREQVGGALVVITHNTRILERLAVDRTHVMVRGRMVAEGPAELIADIDANGFERFERAGEKDEACAECPGCPKAGDAE; encoded by the coding sequence ATGGCAGACACGCTGCTCAACGTGAGCGCCCTCTCCGCAGGCACTGACGACAAGCCCATCCTTCACGGCGTCGACCTCGCCGTCGGGGCGGGCGAGTGCCACGTCCTCATGGGTCCCAACGGCGCCGGCAAGTCCACGCTCGGCCACGTCATCATGGGCGACCCGGCCTATCGCGTGACCTCGGGCCGCATCGAGTTCGACGGCGCGGACGTGACCGAGCTCTCCGCCGACAAGCGCTCGCTCGCCGGCATCTTCCTCTCCTACCAGGCGCCCGTCGAGGTGCCCGGCGTGCCGCTCTACAGCTTCCTGCGCACGATCTGCCAGATGCGCCCGGAGCTCAAGACCACCGCGCGCAAGTTCCGCGAGCGCGTCGGCGCCATCGCCGACCAGCTCGAGCTCGACCAGGGCTTCCTCATGCGCGAGCTCAACGTGGGCTTCTCGGGCGGCGAGAAGAAGAAGATCGAGATGCTGCAGCTGCTGCTGCTCCAGCCCAAGCTGGCCATCCTCGACGAGACCGACTCCGGCCTGGACGTCGACGCGCTGGGCATCGTCTCGCGCGGCATCCAGGCCTACCGCGAGCAGGTGGGCGGCGCGCTCGTCGTGATCACCCACAACACCCGCATCCTCGAGCGCCTGGCGGTTGACCGCACGCACGTCATGGTCCGCGGCCGCATGGTCGCCGAGGGCCCCGCCGAGCTCATCGCCGACATCGACGCCAACGGCTTCGAGCGCTTCGAGCGCGCGGGCGAGAAGGACGAGGCGTGCGCCGAGTGTCCGGGCTGCCCCAAGGCCGGTGATGCCGAGTGA
- a CDS encoding HAD family hydrolase, with amino-acid sequence MDVHLLAFDLDGTFLAPDKSVTPRARRAVELLRERGIEPVPTTGRVYQTLFDRVLGMDGFRYAIAANGAVVLDVEGGRFLRRRGIEAPVAAQLVRELARPGVVSYACLDDAGATRLGSCVSREEYERVRAGARWEEGVVPDAAERIELLGAPALKVGAHFREPCRYEDLATVAEGLGLWHAASEAGNIEIAPAGASKASGLATLCSKLGIPLAQVCAIGDGGNDAAMLREAGLGVAMGNAIPEALAAADEVAPTNAEDGFADFVERRLLG; translated from the coding sequence ATGGACGTCCACCTGCTCGCGTTTGACCTCGACGGGACCTTCCTCGCGCCGGACAAGTCCGTCACGCCGCGGGCGAGAAGGGCCGTCGAGCTGCTGCGTGAGCGGGGCATCGAGCCGGTCCCCACGACGGGTCGCGTGTACCAGACGCTCTTCGACCGCGTGCTCGGGATGGACGGGTTCCGCTACGCGATCGCCGCCAACGGTGCCGTGGTCCTCGACGTGGAGGGCGGGCGGTTCCTGCGACGCCGGGGCATCGAGGCGCCGGTCGCGGCGCAGCTCGTACGGGAGCTGGCCCGCCCCGGGGTCGTCTCCTATGCCTGCCTTGATGACGCGGGGGCAACGCGCCTGGGATCGTGCGTGAGCCGGGAGGAGTACGAGCGCGTGCGCGCCGGCGCTCGCTGGGAGGAGGGCGTCGTGCCGGACGCCGCCGAGCGAATCGAGCTCCTCGGCGCCCCGGCGCTCAAGGTGGGCGCCCACTTCCGCGAGCCCTGTCGCTACGAGGACCTCGCGACGGTCGCCGAGGGCCTCGGGCTCTGGCACGCGGCATCGGAGGCGGGCAACATCGAGATCGCGCCGGCAGGGGCCTCCAAGGCGAGCGGGCTCGCGACGCTCTGCTCGAAGCTGGGAATCCCCCTGGCGCAGGTGTGCGCGATCGGCGACGGCGGCAACGACGCCGCGATGCTGCGCGAGGCCGGGCTCGGCGTGGCCATGGGCAACGCAATCCCCGAGGCACTCGCGGCGGCCGACGAGGTTGCCCCCACCAACGCCGAGGACGGCTTCGCCGACTTCGTGGAGCGCCGACTCCTGGGATAG
- a CDS encoding BglG family transcription antiterminator, giving the protein MPTSALHSFVLSYLADHDRVDLAELADLSGVTQQTLRSELAAVEAEVNSSARCLVELSSRYVEVADRTALTRFLASRRSRDEMSAEDRIVLALVLSPDYVPMRRLAEALFMSRSAVEKHLSRIVREGRLKVATSRRHGIRLTVDARVRYAMFVRALRPYVRADDLRGSLRAFAEEQFPLGAFMGGDDVEAALALVDEVGERDSALYVPDSTEELLCHALILRWCVRQGVFLSTDPVVPSEDERDLAHYQEVVDASLAALGEDDPPRERAYLAQVLMSLRKTCTHDNDWVIRKMAPFVRGIVREVRRRYAIDLSGDEKLVEGLALHVWTTVIRGVSLVSEPTLYPVDELRRAYPLGFELAAVAAELIERRYGYLPQGTEVAYIALHLQAALERMGFSSDRAGELRVLIVCHYGLAASNLIAERLERALPDLRVVGLYAVAEYRVHLGECDAIVSTELLDEDERPVFYVTPMLHEAELAPMRRFLEGRDRFDSRMAVTLLESVVVDLSSCASSDEAVRALSDALCDLGCVDELYGESVLRRERVSPTSLDFIAVPHGDPERVARTRLAVGRAPQGIEWAGSTVYLVCMLAFSSEGFAASPRFFSSFYRRLARPETERGLRGVADLSDAECRKGMVRVVLGDEGR; this is encoded by the coding sequence ATGCCAACGAGCGCACTACATAGCTTTGTGCTGAGCTATCTCGCGGACCATGACCGAGTCGACCTTGCCGAGCTGGCCGACCTGAGTGGCGTGACGCAGCAGACGCTTCGCTCGGAGCTGGCGGCGGTCGAGGCGGAGGTCAACTCGAGCGCACGCTGTCTCGTGGAGCTGTCGAGCCGCTACGTCGAGGTGGCGGACAGGACGGCGCTCACACGGTTCCTCGCCTCCCGCCGGTCGCGAGACGAGATGTCCGCAGAGGATCGTATCGTTCTGGCGCTGGTGCTCTCTCCTGATTACGTTCCCATGCGACGTCTCGCCGAGGCCCTGTTCATGAGTCGGTCGGCGGTCGAGAAACACCTCTCTCGCATCGTACGGGAGGGGCGGCTGAAGGTGGCGACAAGCCGTCGGCACGGCATCCGGCTGACGGTCGACGCGCGGGTCAGGTACGCGATGTTCGTTCGGGCCCTGCGCCCCTATGTCCGCGCGGACGACCTGCGCGGCAGCCTTCGGGCGTTCGCCGAGGAACAGTTCCCGCTGGGCGCCTTCATGGGAGGGGACGATGTCGAGGCGGCCCTTGCCCTCGTCGACGAGGTGGGCGAGCGCGACTCCGCGCTCTACGTTCCCGATTCTACGGAGGAGCTCCTTTGTCATGCGCTCATCCTCAGGTGGTGCGTACGACAGGGGGTCTTTCTCTCGACAGATCCGGTTGTCCCAAGCGAGGACGAGCGGGACCTCGCCCATTACCAGGAAGTCGTCGATGCCAGCCTGGCTGCGCTGGGAGAGGACGACCCTCCCCGCGAGCGGGCATACCTCGCTCAGGTTCTCATGTCGCTGAGAAAGACCTGCACGCACGACAACGACTGGGTGATCCGCAAGATGGCGCCCTTCGTTCGGGGCATCGTCAGAGAGGTGAGGAGGCGCTACGCGATTGACCTCTCGGGTGACGAGAAGCTCGTGGAGGGCCTCGCGCTTCATGTGTGGACGACGGTCATCCGCGGGGTAAGCCTGGTGTCAGAGCCGACTCTCTATCCCGTCGACGAGCTGCGCCGTGCCTACCCGCTCGGGTTCGAGCTCGCTGCCGTCGCCGCTGAGCTCATCGAGCGACGCTATGGCTATCTGCCGCAAGGGACGGAGGTCGCCTACATCGCGCTTCATCTCCAGGCGGCCCTTGAGCGCATGGGATTCTCGTCCGACCGCGCAGGCGAGCTTCGGGTGCTCATCGTCTGCCACTACGGGCTCGCGGCGTCCAACCTCATAGCGGAGCGTCTCGAGCGAGCGCTGCCCGACCTGCGCGTCGTCGGGCTCTATGCAGTTGCGGAGTACCGGGTTCACCTGGGCGAGTGCGATGCCATCGTCTCGACCGAGCTGCTGGACGAGGACGAGCGTCCCGTCTTCTACGTTACTCCGATGCTCCATGAGGCTGAGCTCGCGCCGATGCGTCGGTTCCTGGAGGGCAGGGACCGGTTTGACTCTCGTATGGCGGTGACGCTTCTCGAGTCGGTCGTCGTCGACCTGTCGAGCTGCGCCTCCTCTGATGAGGCCGTGCGGGCGCTCTCGGACGCCCTCTGCGATTTGGGGTGCGTCGACGAGCTCTACGGCGAGAGCGTGCTGCGCCGGGAGCGAGTCTCCCCGACGAGCCTCGACTTCATCGCCGTGCCGCATGGTGACCCTGAGCGGGTGGCGCGCACTCGCCTCGCCGTTGGACGTGCTCCGCAGGGAATCGAATGGGCGGGATCGACCGTGTACCTGGTGTGCATGCTCGCCTTCTCCAGCGAGGGATTTGCGGCGAGCCCCCGGTTCTTCTCGAGCTTCTACAGGCGACTGGCCAGGCCTGAGACGGAGCGTGGCTTACGTGGGGTTGCGGACCTGTCGGATGCGGAGTGTCGGAAGGGCATGGTTCGCGTTGTCCTTGGAGACGAAGGGAGGTGA
- a CDS encoding PTS sugar transporter subunit IIA, producing MDITDVLSADCVAFDQDLVDKGQVFDFLTGLLVRCGVVRSADAFIRAIWEREGLAMTGLQDGIAIPHGISSAVTRPAMAYVRLSHPLAWESIDDGPVRHVFLLAIPPRDDGERDSVHIRMLSTLARSLIRPGVISGIEGARGAGELLDALREGRPVTDAS from the coding sequence ATGGACATCACCGACGTGTTGAGTGCCGACTGCGTCGCATTCGACCAAGATCTGGTCGACAAGGGCCAGGTGTTCGACTTCCTGACGGGACTTCTTGTTCGCTGCGGGGTCGTGAGGTCGGCAGACGCATTTATTCGTGCGATCTGGGAGCGGGAGGGCCTTGCCATGACCGGTCTGCAGGACGGCATTGCGATTCCGCATGGAATCAGCTCGGCGGTCACGCGGCCCGCCATGGCGTACGTGCGCCTGTCGCACCCGCTTGCCTGGGAGTCGATTGACGATGGCCCGGTCAGGCATGTCTTTCTCCTCGCCATTCCCCCGCGGGACGACGGGGAGCGGGACTCCGTGCACATCCGCATGCTCTCGACGCTTGCGCGCAGCCTCATCCGACCCGGGGTCATCTCCGGAATCGAGGGGGCGAGAGGCGCGGGAGAGCTGTTGGATGCGTTGCGCGAGGGACGGCCCGTGACAGATGCGAGCTAA
- a CDS encoding PTS fructose transporter subunit IIB, translated as MRIVAVTACTVGVAHTYIARDKLEAAAVRRGHEILIETQGNVGIEDELPPEAIQDADVVVLAADVAVARQERFAGKKVVRVPSVVAIKQADQLIRKIEEKLGASNHG; from the coding sequence ATGAGGATAGTTGCGGTTACGGCGTGCACTGTGGGGGTCGCCCACACCTACATTGCGCGCGACAAGCTTGAGGCGGCTGCCGTGAGGCGTGGTCACGAGATTTTGATCGAGACCCAGGGCAACGTGGGAATCGAGGACGAGCTGCCCCCAGAGGCCATACAGGATGCCGACGTCGTCGTTCTTGCCGCTGACGTTGCGGTGGCGCGCCAGGAGCGCTTCGCGGGCAAGAAGGTCGTGAGGGTCCCATCCGTGGTGGCGATTAAGCAGGCTGACCAGCTCATCAGGAAGATCGAGGAAAAGTTAGGAGCGAGCAACCATGGCTAA
- a CDS encoding PTS fructose transporter subunit IIC: MAKFRINTGPMMTGVSYMIPVICLGGILQSFGTMLGGSSVGSDTASFAGLLYAGGTIAMNMVVPVLAAYIAYGICDRPGIAPGLMIGVLSVNYKIGFVGGIIGGYAVGYFLKFMKERIPLSKNLQSLMPLLILPILGGLFSILLMDYVVGPLLGGLQSLLVEVFAELQAGPRVVFGLVMGAMMGVDFGGPVTKIATTVANGLVADGVLGPEGAKVCCGIVPALGLGIATLLFPGKFTKAERATGPSAIVLGCAQVGEGGLPYLLRDPLRVMPAGIAGSAVTGAIAMYFNVGSPVMMGGFFAFPVMQNILPGAFIAVAAGVVVEIALVALLKRKVTGEDELDELSGLDEATDDMDFDISIEEG, translated from the coding sequence ATGGCTAAGTTCAGAATCAACACGGGCCCCATGATGACCGGCGTGTCGTACATGATCCCCGTTATCTGCCTGGGCGGCATCCTGCAGTCGTTTGGCACCATGCTGGGAGGGTCCTCGGTCGGCAGCGACACGGCGTCGTTTGCGGGCCTGCTCTACGCAGGCGGTACGATTGCGATGAACATGGTGGTGCCAGTTCTCGCTGCCTACATTGCCTACGGCATCTGTGATCGCCCCGGCATTGCTCCCGGTCTCATGATCGGCGTGCTGTCCGTCAACTACAAGATCGGCTTTGTCGGCGGCATTATCGGCGGCTACGCGGTGGGCTACTTCCTCAAGTTCATGAAAGAGAGGATACCGCTGAGCAAGAACCTTCAGTCGCTCATGCCGCTGCTCATACTGCCGATTCTGGGCGGCCTTTTCTCCATCCTGCTCATGGACTATGTGGTGGGGCCCCTGCTGGGCGGCCTGCAGTCCCTCCTCGTCGAGGTGTTCGCGGAGCTCCAGGCAGGGCCGAGGGTCGTGTTTGGTCTGGTCATGGGAGCGATGATGGGAGTCGACTTCGGTGGCCCGGTCACCAAGATCGCGACCACGGTCGCCAACGGGCTGGTTGCCGACGGTGTCCTGGGTCCCGAGGGCGCCAAGGTGTGCTGCGGCATCGTGCCCGCGCTCGGGCTTGGCATCGCGACGCTGCTGTTCCCCGGAAAGTTCACCAAGGCGGAGCGCGCCACCGGCCCGTCGGCGATCGTGCTCGGATGCGCCCAGGTCGGCGAGGGCGGGCTGCCGTATCTCCTGAGGGACCCGCTGCGTGTCATGCCTGCCGGTATTGCCGGAAGCGCCGTCACCGGTGCCATCGCGATGTACTTTAACGTGGGCTCGCCGGTCATGATGGGCGGGTTCTTCGCCTTCCCCGTCATGCAGAACATTCTGCCGGGGGCATTCATCGCGGTCGCGGCGGGCGTTGTCGTGGAGATCGCCCTCGTCGCGCTGCTCAAGCGAAAGGTCACAGGTGAGGACGAGCTCGACGAGCTCTCGGGCCTCGACGAGGCGACCGACGACATGGACTTCGACATCTCCATCGAGGAG